From a region of the Ovis aries strain OAR_USU_Benz2616 breed Rambouillet chromosome 2, ARS-UI_Ramb_v3.0, whole genome shotgun sequence genome:
- the IFNLR1 gene encoding interferon lambda receptor 1: MEVFIPQKLANATKQGFPLPHETQSLNTYQHLCSHQRGSRHPSLLADLLIAPRHSTPSPGSRRRKRSRGFGELLEGLSRAAPGEVPESPRPRPRRGGPAAGPPIGCRSHHLPGVNQEARGVGGLPGPTPGRGRTGMTGARRWAPLLLCLLQSAPGRPLLAPPQNVTLLSRNFSVYLTWLPGPGNPQNVTYFVAYQSFVPPRRWRRVKACAGTKELVCSLMCLEKQDLCNKFKGRVQAVSPSARSPWVESKSMDYFFEVEPAPPVLVFSQTEEILIVNATYQLPHCVPQPDLNYEVDFWKEGTKNKTQFPATPHGQPVQIPLQPDTRGHHCLSARTIYTYGNPKYSEFSEPTCFFLEAPGSTRALLLLLPLLLPLLLAVALGPVMWKTFRGNPWLQQTEMPQALNFSGHRLHGAAFQPSGPECLHDLILCPQKEVTRRVRLTSRVRAPAPVQARPEKDSTEEDGENTDEEDLDPGVSFQPYVEPPPFLGQEPQNPGPTEAGGPWTPLVQGEGSSTCSSSGRSWASTAGSSSPWDEAGSSGYLAKKGPGQGLGREEHQKPLPPPEDSSSLGEPPKDNLSSWTSWGLSSPGLNLVPGEPPVSLRTLTFCWDSSPEDDEGEEEEEEEGWRESESEHSSAGSWGAKSLQRTEVRPLGHYLAR, translated from the exons ATGGAGGTATTTATACCACAGAAACTGGCAAATGCTACCAAGCAGGGCTTTCCCCTGCCCCACGAGACCCAGTCCTTAAACACTTACCAGCACCTCTGCTCTCACCAAAGAGGAAGCCGGCATCCCAGCTTACTG gCGGATTTACTGATCGCCCCCCGCCACTCCACCCCCTCTCCCGGATCGCGCAGAAGAAAACGAAGCAGAGGCTTTGGGGAGCTCCTGGAGGGTTTGAGCCGGGCGGCCCCAGGGGAAGTCCCGGAGtctcccaggccccgcccccggagGGGCGGGCCCGCGGCTGGGCCTCCTATTGGCTGCCGGTCGCATCACCTGCCGGGTGTGAACCAGGAGGCCCGAGGTGTGGGAGGCCTACCTGGTCCCACCCCGGGCCGCGGGAGGACCGGAATGACGGGGGCCCGACGCTGGGCCCCCCtgctcctgtgtctgctgcagtCCGCTCCAG GGCggcccctcctggcccctccccagaACGTGACGCTGCTTTCCCGGAACTTCAGTGTGTACCTGACGTGGCTCCCAGGGCCTGGAAACCCCCAGAACGTGACCTATTTTGTGGCCTATCAAAG ctTTGTGCCCCCCAGACGATGGCGGAGGGTGAAAGCGTGTGCAGGAACCAAAGAGCTGGTGTGCTCTCTGATGTGCCTGGAGAAGCAAGACCTGTGCAACAAGTTCAAGGGGCGTGTGCAAGCAGTTTCACCCAGCGCCAGGTCCCCCTGGGTAGAGTCCAAGTCCATGGATTACTTCTTTGAAG TGGAGCCAGCCCCACCCGTCCTGGTGTTCAGCCAGACAGAGGAGATTCTGATTGTCAATGCTACATACCAGCTGCCACACTGTGTGCCCCAACCAGATCTGAACTATGAGGTGGATTTCTGGAAGGAGGGGACTAAGAACAAG ACTCAGTTTCCAGCCACTCCCCATGGCCAGCCAGTCCAGATTCCTCTCCAGCCAGACACCAGAGGGCACCACTGCCTCAGTGCCAGAACCATCTACACCTATGGCAATCCTAAATACAGCGAGTTCTCTGAGCCCACCTGCTTCTTCCTGGAGGCCCCAG GATCCACCCgggccctcctgctgctgctaccacTTCTGCTTCCACTGCTGTTGGCTGTTGCCTTAGGGCCTGTGATGTGGAAGACCTTCAGGGGGAACCCCTGGCTTCAGCAGACAGAGATGCCACAGGCCCTG AACTTCTCCGGACACAGACTCCATGGGGCAGCCTTTCAGCCCAGTGGCCCAGAGTGCCTGCACGACTTGATCCTCTGTCCCCAGAAGGAAGTGACCAGAAGGGTCAGGCTGACTTCTAGAGTCAGGGCCCCAGCCCCCGTCCAGGCCAGACCAGAGAAGGACAGCACTGAGGAGGACGGTGAGAACACAGATGAAGAGGACCTGGATCCTGGTGTCAGCTTCCAGCCCTATGTTGAACCGCCCCCCTTCCTGGGGCAGGAACCCCAGAACCCGGGGCCCACTGAGGCAGGAGGGCCCTGGACTCCTCTGGTCCAAGGGGAAGGCTCCTCTACCTGCAGTTCTTCAGGCAGAAGCTGGGCCAGCACTGCGGGGTCCTCGTCCCCCTGGGATGAGGCTGGATCCTCTGGCTATTTGGCCAAGAAGGGGCCAGGCCAGGGGCTGGGTCGGGAGGAACACCAGAAGCCTCTCCCACCACCCGAGGACTCCAGTTCCCTGGGGGAGCCCCCCAAAGACAACCTCTCCTCCTGGACCAGCTGGGGCTTATCATCACCAGGGCTGAATCTAGTCCCCGGGGAACCCCCGGTTTCTCTTCGGACACTGACTTTCTGCTGGGACAGTAGTCCTGAGGATGATgagggggaggaagaagaggaggaagagggctggAGGGAGTCAGAAAGTGAGCACAGCAGTGCTGGCAGCTGGGGGGCTAAGAGCCTCCAGAGGACCGAGGTCAGACCCCTGGGGCATTACTTGGCCAGGTGA